DNA sequence from the Parasphaerochaeta coccoides DSM 17374 genome:
TTGCCGCCGCGCTCATGATCTGGCCATATGCCTTGCGGACACCACCTGCCACCAGTATCATTGCCGCCGCCTTGCCTATGATTTTATCAATGACCACTGCATCCTTCAGCTTTTCCGGGGCGGTATCATACAGTTTCAAAAGAGGAGATACACCACGCCCATCCGCTTTATGGACAATGGCATCATCCTGTATGACAACGCAGCTTATCGTGCCGGTCTCAATTAAATGAAGTGCTTCATCACACGCCCCTTGCTTTTGAGAGGATGAACTTTTTATCATGATGTGGAACCTCCTGATGTATCTTCACTGTGACCATAATGAACGCGCAAACCTCCGGGAATCCCAAAGTCCCGGCTTCCCATACCGCATCCGGTTTTTGTGACGGACATGTTTCCCATGGGACGGAAATCATCCGTAAAATATTTTATCAAAGCGACACCGGTAGGTGTGCAGAACTCTCCCCGTGTGTCACCACTGTAGAACGGGATGCCATGCAAGAGATGAGCTGTCGCGGGAGCTGGAACAGGCAATATCTTTCCTCCCCACTGATTTTCCCCGTATCCTGTGCGGATGGATGAGGAAAAAATGCGGTCAGGATTCAATTCCTCCATCAAAATACAACAACCCAAGACATCAATGACAGCATCCATCGTTCCCAAACGACTGTCATGGATATCCTGTATCGCCATGCCATGCACGCGACTCTCGGCCTCAACAATCATATGCAGTATAGCGCGGGCATTCTTCTTGATGCCATGGGGGAGGGTAAGCGAAGCAATGATATGCTCGATTTTCGCGAATCCGCCTGTCTCATCTTGAAAATCTTCTTTTCTCTCAAAGACAGCATTATCAGATTCTTCCGTCTGACCGTTCCACAGGACTTCCGTATGAGTGCCCTCACTTCCATGCCTCGACAGTTTCTTGCATGATACGTACATTCCCGGAATGCCCAGTCCGTTGATTGCTTCCAAAAACACA
Encoded proteins:
- a CDS encoding LarC family nickel insertion protein; its protein translation is MKTIYIDCSMGVAGDMLMSALLELVPNPHVFLEAINGLGIPGMYVSCKKLSRHGSEGTHTEVLWNGQTEESDNAVFERKEDFQDETGGFAKIEHIIASLTLPHGIKKNARAILHMIVEAESRVHGMAIQDIHDSRLGTMDAVIDVLGCCILMEELNPDRIFSSSIRTGYGENQWGGKILPVPAPATAHLLHGIPFYSGDTRGEFCTPTGVALIKYFTDDFRPMGNMSVTKTGCGMGSRDFGIPGGLRVHYGHSEDTSGGSTS
- a CDS encoding DUF1893 domain-containing protein; translated protein: MIKSSSSQKQGACDEALHLIETGTISCVVIQDDAIVHKADGRGVSPLLKLYDTAPEKLKDAVVIDKIIGKAAAMILVAGGVRKAYGQIMSAAAKKYLDAHSIETEYGRYVDVIENRYKTGMCPIEQSVIDSEDPLEGLEKIRKTVLTLIQAHAE